TATGATTACCTCTTCGCCGGCATCCCACCCATGAACCTCATATGTCAAGAGATAGGTTATTCAAGTCTTGGACAGTTGCTAAAGGCCACGGAAAATGACCATAACACATAGTagatatttttcttttctttatccatTTTCCATGTGAATTTGAGCGCGTGTGGGTGTGATTCTCCAGTCCACTGTGAACCACCGCCCcgttcttcttttttttctctctccgaGGCACACAATTTCATTAGATCATTTGATATGGTTGTGAAACGTGTGGCTTGCATTGCATGCTTGTTCTGCGTTCGGTATACATGCACATCGTTTGCTGATCAAATTGCGTGCATCGTGGCATGTGCTTCCGCATGGAGCTCACCCGTAATATAGCGTTAAGAGACATCCGTCCCTGATTAACATGCTAGCCAGCTGACCCCCTCTCTGCCAGTGTCTGGTCTCTCTCCGAATCGTTCTTAACTTGGACTAGCTAGTAGTCCATGTGCCAACAACCACGACCCAACCCAATTAAACGGAGCAAGTAGCTGGCACCAATTGCCCCCTATCTCATTTTTGGCACCATTGCCGGATGATTCACATGCACAAACGtgttggtggaggtggaggaggaggagaaggagaaaggaGAAGTTTCCGATTCCGTGCGGCGGACGGACGTAGCTCATCATCGGCGTCTCGTCCTCCTATGATTGATTGTTTTGATAATAATGATCGACTGGAACCCTTCCTGTTGGCACATGCATGCTGCATGCATACGGAGGAGTGGATAAGTAGAAGACGTGGCTTTGAATTGCTCTCTTTACTCACCTATAAGATCCCACGCCGGTGTATGATCGATCATGTAAATATATAAATTTCGTCGCTCTCCTATACCTATACTGTATGCTGGCACGGTGAGTTAATCTTCTGGTCGATTTgtagctactactccctccgtctcataatataagagtatTTTTGATACTAGTGTAGTGTCACAATCGTCTCTATGAATAGTCCGACATGACGAATTGACTTGTAAGATAAGATCGATACGGCCATATCTCTGTGTTTATATGCATACGTCGTGGTACCTGGTACTGACGATCGATCGATCTCTTGTTCGCCGATGATCTCTGTCGGTACGTACGTACTCACAGAAGTATCCAATGCATGTGCTGTGCAGCGATGCGGTCGTTTTGGAAGATGAAGGAAGACTGTGGGAGCTCGATCGCCGGCCAGTAATATAAAAAGATGAAActcatgggcactagcacccatgATTTATTAATATAGGAGAAACATCCCTTGTGAGAAACCAGAAATTCGTTCCCGACGTAGCTCGAACTCTAGTTGCTGGAGACGCCACTGCACTCCCTTGCCGCCGGACAGTAATATAATCAATCAGGGTAGCTGCCTGTCCTGCCCACACGGAATGAAGATGACGCTGACGGGGATCTATATACAGTAGTGTCTACGTACGATTCCTCTTGTACGTACGTACTTGTTATTCCTCTGCTTTAAGCGTGCTTTCCGTTGGGATTATGTATGTTGGCTCTCTGATGTGGACGCCTCACCCTCGCTTCGCCACCCACTTGCTTCCCAAACTCATCCGCTCCCTCCCACACACGCGCACATGCATGTTGCCAAGGAAGGCCAACGTTAATTTCCTGACTTCATCACCCCCACTTTTTTGTTGGGTTTGTAACAAACATATCTTGGAATTAAAGGTGCTCCTTTTCTTCTCCTTATTAATCTGAATCCTCTAAGCCTTTGCACAATCATTGTCGTATATATAGCTAACAGCACTCACCCACACCATCTCTCCAACGCCATTGGTTAATTGGCCGCCTCTCATTTACCCGGCTTACGTTACGACCCCACTAACACGCAGCGTCTTCATCGAAAAAGTTAACATACTCTACAGAGTGTATCTTCAGGCTTAGCGGGAGTATAGCATCTGATCTCTGCAAAGTGACAGTGTAACTTCTCAAGGCCCAGGTACAGCCGGCCCCACCCTTTTCTCCCGTTCACCTTTGCACTGGTTTATTCCTTTGAACTTTTTCTTTGCACGGGAAGGTCCAACGTTACCGTCACCGCCAAATTACATCTAGctcacgcttgcttcttccttaTTGGCTCTAATATTATTGActctcagagcatctccaacagaggcGCTAAAAGTAGCCCGCGCTGGAAAAAACGTCAATTTAGCGcgcagagcatctccaacagacgctgTAAAATCCATCCAACGCGCTGGGAATTTCTGCATCGCACGCGGGATATTTGGTGCGCGGCGTACAGCGCGCTGGATAATTTGAAGCGTGAAGACCAGCTGCTCCGCTTCCTTTGCTCGTCCCGCCTCGAGCTCGCCGCTACAGCCTTTCCCTgcagcgcgccgccgccggccgccgccactccTCTGCGTGCTCGTCTCTGCTCGTCCTAGCACGGGGCGGAGCCGACGCTGCCCTTCTGCTCGCCGGCTGCAGCTCGCCTCCTCGAGTTCGCTGGCCGGGAGCGCGTGCCGGCCGGGAGCCGCCGTTGTCCTTCTCTAGCTTGCTCCAACGATTTAGAAGGAAAGCTAAAGCTAGCTAGCTCGCGTTTGCGATTCACAGCAAGCTTAGCTCGCGTGTGGTGGCCGGCGGAAGATGATTTGCAAGGTCAGCAAGCTAGCTTGCTCCAACCATTGGGGACCCAATTGCATTTTTATTTTGATCAGATGGACTTATTTGTAAATGTTTAGGGACCTGTTTGCTGTAGATATATTTGTGGCGCTTTATTTTTTAGTGCGTCTGCTGAACTGTTGCGCGCTGTCCTCTGCACGCTATATTTTTGTGCCTCTGCTGGACTGAATCGGCCACGGCGTGCTAAAATTACTAAAATGGCGCTGTAAAATTATTTTAGCGCGCCGTTTGTTTGGGCTTCTGTTGGAGACGCTCTCAGCCTCACAACTTGTTTTGTGTGGAGAATTGAGacgggcaagaagaagaagaagaagaatagtatCGATCAATCATGGCATGGCATGGCTAAAAGAAACGGAGTGTTCTTCTTGCTCGGCACGTTTAGGGCGAATGCGCGGGCGGCCGCGCACACTTGCGCAACGTGTGCGAAATTTCGCGTTGGTTGCTTCCTTTTTTTCTGCTTTTTTTGTATCGTATCGGAGGAACTAAAGGCGCCCCTTTTCGCCACGAATCATTGCTGCTCTACCTAGCTTGGAACTGAGCACTCACCCCCCACCACCATCACCATTAACCACCTCTCATCTGCCGTTCCTTCAGCCTAGCTTACGGTTCCACCACTGCTAATTACTCTCTGACAGTGGCGTATCAACTAACATGGCTGAAAAAAAAGACCAAGTACTCTGACCCACCATACACACGCTCTGCAGTGTGCACAAGCAGCTGCGACAGTAGTTTCGCACACTGACCAATGCTgatcctctgctcctcctcctcctgaccCCCCAATCAATCACCAACCTCCCTCCTGCCGCTGCCTCCCCCGCCCCGATATATAACCCACCTCCTCCCCAAGTGCCATTTCTTCTCCCTTCTCCTACCTCCCACACATCCTCGAATCACAACCTCACACCTCCTCCCCTGAGTCCTGACCGACCACCCCGCAGCTAGCTTCGCGCAGCCAGCACCGACCGATCGCACgctagctgctgctgctgaggcgACCGACCGGCTATCCATGGCGGTGAAGGACTGCGGCGGGCACAAGGGCGGGGGCTGCGAGTGCCACCGCCGCCGGCTCTACCGCAAGTGCTGCGGCGCGCTGCTGGCCCTCGTCATCCTCGCCCTCTTCATCATCCTCATCGTCTACCTGGTGCTCCGCCCCCACAAGCCCCGCTTCTACCTGCAGGACCTGGCGGTGCTCTGCCTCAACGTCACGCCGCCCACCTCCGCCTACCTCTTCACCACCATGCAGGCCACGGTCGCGGCGCGCAACCCCAACGACCGCGTCGGCGTCTACTACGACGAGGCGGACATGTACGCGGAGTACAAGGGCGTGCCCATCACCGTCCCCACCCGCCTCCCCGTCGCCTACCAGGGCCACCGGGACCAGTCCGTCTGGTCGCCCTACCTCCGGTCCATGGACAGCGTCGTGCTCCCGCCGCAGCTCGCCATCGCGCTGGCGCAGGACGAGACGGCCGGGTACGTGCTGGTGGACGTCAAGGTGGACGGTCAGGTGCGCTGGAAGGTGGGCACGTGGATCTCCGGCCACTACCACCTCCGGGTCAACTGCCCGGCCCTCATCAGGGTGAACGAGGGCAAGGGCAGCTACGGCGCCACCACCGGCGGCGGCCCCGACTACTTCCGCTTCCAGCAGGCCGCCGCCTGCGCCGTCGACGTCTGATCATGCATCATCGGTTCGACCTCCACCGATCCATGCCTGTGTCCAAATTCAAATTCAGGGGAATCGATTGATTGCTTTTCTCTCTCTAGTTTCTTTCTTGCTTCTTTTTAGTCTCTTTTTGACTTGTTGATCGATTGGTTAAAGAAATGAATGAAAACAAAAGGTTGAAGCTTCGATATCGATAGTAGCTTTTCTTGTTCTTCAGTTCAGAATTCGGTTGGTTGGGTGTTGGAGTCTAGCTAGCTTGGAGTGGAAGGGAAATTCATGGAGTAAACGTGAAGTGCGTATCTCTCTTTTTTTCCGGACAAAATTGATCTATTTTTCGGGATATTAAGTGAACAGTGTCGCTCAAGCTCTCGTGCATAATAAGGCTTACTTAGGATTTTTGGTTCAGTAACAGTTAACACGCTTCACTTTGTAACAAAGTGAAGCGCGTGAAGTTCCTTTTCTTTTTCGTCTGATTCATCGCGGTAGTTCGTGGTCGAGAGATACGGGCTTTTCTCTCGGATCTTGCCTTTTGGCTGAAAGTGTTTCTTTGGAGAGCCATCAAGGTTAGCTAGCTAGCTGATCACGCCCGAAATCCTGCTGCCTAATCAGTGTACGGGTGCCCTGCTGCTTAATCAGCGAGAGTGATCTAGTGGACCAATTAACAGTTAGCAGCTAGGTACGTAGCTGGCTCAATTGGACGCTTGGCTGCAATGCAAACCCGGGCACGCCACCGCGCAGTACACGTACGTACTTGCTGATGGTGACCTAGTAGTATGTAGCCGCGATTATCTTCTCGGTCGACCTCTTGCCGCGAATTTCTGCGCGGCCGCATGTGTACTTTATGATTTTGACTTTAAAGGTCGAGACCCTGGTATCGATCCTTCCAAGTCACGCACCGCACGTCTTTGCAGAAAGAAAGGCACAAGCAAAGTCGCCACGGCTAACTTGAAATCTGGGTGACCTGAGCATGCATGCATTGACTGGATACATGGTGGCTTAATAATTCTGAACCCACTTCTGTAGATTAGATAGAACGTACGGAGTGCTCGGCTTAATTAGATTACAAGTTTAGCTTGCTTGTTCAGACTTGATTAATCTTGGCGCATGTGCTACGACTACGATAGTAGTAATGGTTGGTGGATCGATGGACGGTTTGGTACCAAATGCTGGCATGATCAACACGGTAGCTACTCTACTCCAGCTTGAAATTGAATACTCCTACAAGGCCGTAACGTCGGTGGCTCACACACAAATGTACACCTTTTGAGCTAGTAGTAGCAGCTAGAGTGGTAGTGGTAGATGGTGAAGAGAATAGTGGATGTATGCTAGTCGTAGCAGCTAAGAAAGAACTTTCTGTTACAAGTCCCTTTCCCGCGCTCGCGCATCAACTGCTCACACCTGCCTGCCTGCGCCCTCCATCTGTAATGCATGCCGTTCCGGTCGGTGCAGTTGCGGCGTACTGTGGGATGGATACATGCGTATATAGTTGGCTCCATGTACCCCGTCCATGCATGATAATGTCGTGCCCATGAGTTGGGACGACATCGTCGACATGTATATTACAGCCCTTTTCCAATGCGGAAAATCGTGCCCATGAGTACGTAGGTATTCTTAACTAGTCTAGTAGTCCAACGGTAAATATATGTTGTGAAGAACAAAAGGTATACTAGTAGTGAAGTTTGAGTAGAGTGAGGTGCACCTTTGTACCCTGCTGCTAAAGTGGTTTGGAACCCTTGACTTTAGCAGCTCAGCTCACCTTCCTTGAGGTTTCACTAAAGGGGTCGCAGAGATGAGAAGACTGGCTGCTGTTACAAGACAACCCAGGCCCGAGTACCTAACTTGTGGACGAGGCCACTATTTCACCATTAATTTCGGGGTGTCCGAGAAGACATAATTTGTGGAGGAGACACTAGGAGAGGCCGTTTGGGAATGATCACGACGATGATATATAGGAGTAGGAGTATGGAGtctcatatatgcatgcatgcattcaagTTATAGCTGAGCATTATTACAAGAGAAAAGATTGGACAAAAGAACAAGAGATGATTTAATCTATATATACATGGTCCGGCCGAAGTACACCGGCACGGTCACCGGCCAAGATCATCAGTACCACCCGTATATATATTGCCGTATCGATCTAACGATTTTGACTGCTTGGGCCGGACTGTTTCTGATCTCGATGTCGTCCTAGTACGATCTAGGATTGGTCCCAGCTAGCTATGGAGGTACAACAAAATCCACCATCCAGTGTGGTGGACGGTGGAGTGTTCCGTTATTGTAACACTGCATGTGGATGGGCTCTTTACCCCAATCCTTCTTTTTTTTAAGACAGCCCAATCCTTCTTTAGTATACAATGATACGCTCATTTGTTTGCATTCTAGAAAAATGAAAAAAGGATGAAATTTTCCAGCGCATAAAACACCTGGgaatattgtgtgtgtgtgtgtgtgtgtgtgtatgtgtgtgtgtgtgtgtgtgtgtgagagagagagagagaggtcagagGCTTGCATTCTACTCGTCCATCTCCACGCATGTGCCAACAGGGGAGGGTCGATCGAAACAATCATGCGACGATGATGATACAGCTGCGTACGTCCGTCCGCCGAACTGAAGGACCAGATCGAATGTACGGACGCAGTATGAGCGTGGTTGGGAGC
The window above is part of the Triticum aestivum cultivar Chinese Spring chromosome 2A, IWGSC CS RefSeq v2.1, whole genome shotgun sequence genome. Proteins encoded here:
- the LOC123191109 gene encoding NDR1/HIN1-like protein 12, with the translated sequence MAVKDCGGHKGGGCECHRRRLYRKCCGALLALVILALFIILIVYLVLRPHKPRFYLQDLAVLCLNVTPPTSAYLFTTMQATVAARNPNDRVGVYYDEADMYAEYKGVPITVPTRLPVAYQGHRDQSVWSPYLRSMDSVVLPPQLAIALAQDETAGYVLVDVKVDGQVRWKVGTWISGHYHLRVNCPALIRVNEGKGSYGATTGGGPDYFRFQQAAACAVDV